In Musa acuminata AAA Group cultivar baxijiao chromosome BXJ2-8, Cavendish_Baxijiao_AAA, whole genome shotgun sequence, one genomic interval encodes:
- the LOC135619639 gene encoding serine carboxypeptidase-like 27 translates to MGFCTLCLLPTSLCSSSSSFCMCLLLLVGSLAAAAACTPAEQQELDRIARLPGQPPVDFAQYSGYVTVDARAGRALFYWLVEAPPAAQPAPLVLWLNGGPGCSSVAYGASEELGPFRIRSDGKTLYLNPYAWNTVANVLFLESPAGVGFSYSNTSSDLYTAGDNRTAADAYKFLVNWFERFPQYKHREFYIAGESYAGHYVPQLSQLVHRKNIGTQDPTINFKGFLVGNGVTDDYHDYVGTFEYWWTHGLISDATYRILRVQCDHEVSEHPSDACIKALDDADTEMGNIDPYSIYTLPCNDTGSLRRNLRGHYPWMSRAYDPCTERYAMVYYNRPEVQKALHANVTGIPYSWETCSDTIGDNWGDSPKSVLPIYHELIAAGLRIWVFSGDTDSVVPLTATRYSIDALKLKTLKNWYPWYYDGKVGGWSQIYEGLTFVTVTGAGHEVPLHRPRQALILFKRFLKNKPMPS, encoded by the exons ATGGGGTTCTGCACCCTGTGCTTGTTGCCTACCTCCttgtgctcctcctcctcctccttttgtaTGTGTCTGCTGTTGCTGGTGGGGAGCCTCGCAGCGGCGGCGGCTTGCACGCCGGCGGAGCAGCAGGAGCTGGACAGGATCGCCCGCCTCCCTGGCCAGCCTCCCGTTGACTTCGCGCAGTACTCTGGATACGTCACCGTCGACGCCCGGGCCGGCCGAGCCCTCTTTTACTGGCTCGTCGAGGCGCCACCGGCCGCGCAGCCCGCCCCTCTCGTCCTCTGGCTCAACGGCGGCCCCGGGTGCTCCTCCGTTGCCTACGGCGCCTCCGAGGAGCTTGGCCCCTTCCGGATCAGGTCCGACGGGAAGACCCTCTACCTGAATCCTTACGCCTGGAACACCg TGGCGAATGTGCTGTTCTTGGAGTCGCCGGCAGGCGTTGGGTTCTCGTACTCTAATACCTCATCGGATCTCTACACTGCTGGAGACAACAGGACAG CTGCGGATGCCTACAAATTCCTCGTGAATTGGTTCGAGAGGTTTCCTCAGTACAAACACCGGGAGTTCTATATAGCCGGAGAGAGTTACGCAG GGCATTACGTTCCACAGTTATCTCAGCTTGTCCACAGGAAAAACATCGGTACTCAAGATCCCACCATTAATTTCAAGGGATTTCTG GTTGGTAATGGAGTCACTGATGATTACCATGATTATGTTGGGACCTTCGAGTACTGGTGGACTCATGGCCTGATCTCAGATGCCACCTACCGAATTCTGCGGGTTCAGTGTGACCACGAAGTCTCTGAACACCCTTCTGATGCATGCATAAAGGCCCTTGATGATGCCGATACAGAGATGGGGAACATAGACCCCTACAGCATATACACTCTTCCATGTAATGATACTGGATCTCTTAGGCGCAACCTAAGGGGTCACTAT CCTTGGATGTCCAGAGCTTACGATCCCTGCACCGAGAGGTACGCCATGGTATACTACAATCGTCCTGAGGTCCAAAAAGCACTGCACGCGAACGTTACTGGAATACCATACAGTTGGGAGACATGCAG TGATACTATCGGAGACAATTGGGGAGATTCACCAAAGTCTGTGCTTCCTATTTACCATGAACTTATAGCTGCTGGCCTAAGGATATGGGTTTTCAG TGGTGATACAGATTCTGTAGTCCCCTTGACTGCAACAAGATACTCCATTGATGCTCTCAAACTAAAAACTCTCAAGAATTGGTATCCATGGTATTACGATGGAAAG GTCGGTGGATGGAGTCAAATCTATGAAGGCCTAACCTTTGTGACTGTTACTGGGGCCGGACATGAAGTCCCTCTTCATCGTCCCCGACAAGCTTTGATACTCTTCAAGCGTTTCTTGAAGAATAAGCCCATGCCATCTTAA
- the LOC135619640 gene encoding uncharacterized protein LOC135619640 isoform X3, producing the protein MAFGGALRNILRPVSARCLLSLSLPLSRKVSSSSSPIASTSRIHQSIFFDTVGGSSFKRELFSTSTAGATAFNSLTDTRFPKRRPGTKPRKKRASLRPRGPFAWVQYVPGEPIPVSRPNEGSVQGRNRKMRIRQRKAFILAEKKKRKAQQAEARKKRDMKRIERKMAAVAREKAWAERLIELQQLEEKKKAAAMA; encoded by the exons ATGGCCTTCGGCGGCGCTTTGAGGAACATCCTCCGCCCCGTGTCGGCTAGATGTCTTCTTTCGCTTTCGCTTCCGTTGTCGAGGAAAGTCTCTTCTTCATCATCGCCGATTGCTTCCACTAGCAGAATCCACCAGAGTATCTTCTTCGACACCGTCGGCGGATCAAGCTTCAAAAGGGAGCTCTTTTCGACTTCTACCGCCGGTGCTACAGCTTTTAACAGTTTGACTGATACCAGGTTTCCGAAGAGGAGGCCCGGGACGAAGCCTCGGAAGAAAAGGGCGAGCCTTAGACCTCGAG GCCCTTTTGCTTGGGTGCAGTATGTGCCTGGAGAACCAATTCCTGTAAGTCGACCAAATGAAGGAAGTGTTCAGGGAAGGAACAGAAAGATGCGCATCAGGCAGAGGAAGGCATTTATCTTG GCCGAAAAGAAGAAGCGCAAAGCTCAACAGGCAGAGGCCAGGAAAAAGAGGGACATGAAGAGGATTGAAAGAAAAATGGCTGCAGTAGCTAGGGAGAAAGCTTGGGCTGAAAGGCTGATTGAGTTGCAGCAActcgaggagaagaagaaagctgCTGCAATGGCTTAA
- the LOC103995427 gene encoding uncharacterized protein LOC103995427, with translation MPPASTEQRSSPKAKFLAYQNPTLSAALTAHSLRPSPSALLLLFFASLASATFLISVSSMEDDFIKKIGRIRVSVSTAQLLVKLLEAVIGLVFISSLSALIRALSLRNPTNALGNVSAASPSQKHKDVKNVLTQRQLALLGLKPKAAERITDAQPIKKPPRSRPVPSSEPLVPIRRSSFSYTPSHSSRVGPDQLCSSGGKKAALSPMSPPSSHSHVASPSTPWSRHSAGSAKGIQSEAMLEQYLAEVDEKIMESAAVAVTPPPPVRGIVISSPSSVATQSTPSGAARSTPLRPARMSPGSHQGYNTPPKKGEGELPAPMSMEQAVEAFEYLGIYPQIELWRDRLRQWFSAILINPLREKIDTSHIQVMQAAAKVGTSITVSQVGSDPPSTSPPFMLSPVGGAKEWLPTVTVDEDGLLHQLRASLLQARDGSMSQTSFAGMQQPQPSPLLPVIQACVDAITEHQRLNTLMKGELIKGLLPQSSVRADYTVKRVRELAEGSCVKNYDYMGSGGGFDKGDKKWTSELPTDSHLLLYLLCAFLEHPKWMLHVDPTSYSGAQSSKNPLFLGLLPPVERFPEKYVAVISGVPSVLHPGACILAVGKQSPPIFALYWDKKLQFSLQGRTALWDSILLLCHRIKTSYGGIVRGVHLGSSAFNILPVLDSDTEN, from the exons ATGCCTCCTGCTTCAACGGAACAACGGTCCTCGCCCAAGGCTAAGTTCTTGGCTTACCAGAACCCCACCCTCTCGGCCGCCCTCACCGCCCACAGCCTCCGCCCCTCCCcctccgccctcctcctcctcttcttcgctTCCCTTGCTTCCGCCACCTTCTTAATCTCCGTCTCCTCCAT GGAAGAcgatttcatcaaaaaaatagGTCGGATCCGTGTTTCCGTCAGCACAGCGC AGTTGCTCGTCAAGTTATTGGAAGCAGTGATCGGACTGGTTTTTATCTCATCCTTATCAGCCCTCATTCGAGCCTTGTCGCTCCGCAACCCAACGAATGCTCTGGGAAATGTTTCCGCCGCTTCTCCTTCTCAGAAACATAAAGACGTGAAAAATGTACTCACCCAGCGCCAACTTGCTCTTCTAGGCTTGAAGCCGAAGGCAGCCGAGAGGATCACTGATGCTCAGCCTATCAAGAAGCCACCCCGGTCGAGGCCTGTCCCGTCTTCTGAGCCTCTAGTTCCTATCCGCAGGTCGTCATTCAGTTATACACCTTCTCATTCATCAAGAGTTGGGCCTGATCAACTGTGTTCCAGCGGTGGAAAGAAGGCTGCTTTGTCCCCAATGTCTCCGCCTTCTTCTCATTCTCATGTAGCGTCTCCTTCGACTCCGTGGTCGAGGCACAGCGCAGGGAGTGCCAAGGGGATTCAGTCAGAGGCAATGTTGGAACAATACTTGGCCGAAGTAGATGAGAAGATTATGGAATCAGCTGCTGTAGCGGTTACACCCCCACCACCTGTTCGGGGCATTGTCATCTCGAGCCCCAGTTCAGTTGCTACCCAGAGTACTCCTTCAGGTGCTGCTAGAAGTACACCACTGAGGCCTGCCAGGATGTCTCCTGGTTCTCACCAGGGGTACAACACACCGCCAAAGAAGGGAGAGGGTGAGCTCCCTGCCCCCATGTCGATGGAACAGGCCGTTGAGGCATTCGAGTACTTGGGCATCTACCCGCAAATTGAGCTGTGGCGCGACCGCCTCAGACAGTGGTTCTCTGCCATTTTGATCAACCCCCTCCGTGAGAAGATCGATACAAGTCACATTCAG GTTATGCAAGCAGCAGCCAAGGTTGGTACTTCAATCACGGTCAGCCAAGTCGGAAGTGACCCACCTAGTACCTCACCACCATTCATGTTATCTCCAGTTGGTGGAGCAAAGGAGTGGCTGCCCACTGTCACTGTGGATGAGGATGGGCTACTTCATCAGTTACGTGCTTCCCTCTTGCAAGCACGTGATGGATCAATGT CACAGACATCCTTTGCTGGTATGCAACAACCACAGCCGAGTCCGCTCCTCCCTGTCATACAGGCATGCGTTGATGCCATCACTGAACACCAGAGGCTCAACACACTGATGAAAGGAGAGCTGATTAAAGGTTTGCTGCCACAAAGTAGTGTTCGTGCTGATTATACAGTTAAAAGGGTCCGAG AGCTTGCTGAAGGATCATGTGTCAAGAATTATGACTATATGGGGAGTGGAGGTGGTTTTGACAAAGGAGACAAAAAATGGACGAGCGAGCTTCCAACTGACTCTCACCTGTTATTGTACTTACTCTGTGCTTTCTTGGAGCATCCAAAATGGATGTTACATGTTGACCCCACATCTTATTCTGGTGCACAATCTAGCAAGAATCCTTTGTTCCTGGGACTTCTTCCTCCCGTAGAAAGGTTTCCTGAGAAGTATGTTGCTGTCATATCCGGTGTGCCATCCGTCCTTCACCCAGGAGCTTGTATCCTAGCAGTTGGAAAACAAAGTCCTCCAATATTTGCATTATACTGGGACAAGAAACTGCAATTCTCTCTTCAG GGAAGGACAGCATTATGGGACTCTATTTTGCTTCTCTGTCACAGAATAAAGACAAGCTATGGAGGCATAGTTAGGGGAGTCCATCTTGGTTCGTCGGCTTTCAACATCCTTCCAGTGCTTGATTCAGATACTGAGAACTGA